One Actinosynnema pretiosum DNA segment encodes these proteins:
- a CDS encoding lytic polysaccharide monooxygenase auxiliary activity family 9 protein codes for MRMRTTSGSAARRRGLIAVVVSVLACVFVATPSASAHGTIVGPATRAYQCWQDWGSQHTNPAMQQQDPMCYQAYQANADTMWNWMSALRDGLKGNFQAATPDGQLCSNALARNNSLNTPGKWRTTSVGSSFTMRLHDQASHGADYFKVYVSKNGFDPATQRLGWGNLDLVAQTGKYAPATDISFNVQTNGSYRGHHVVFTIWQASHLDQAYMWCSDVNFG; via the coding sequence ATGCGCATGCGAACCACCTCGGGGTCCGCGGCCAGACGGCGTGGCTTGATCGCGGTCGTCGTCAGCGTTCTCGCCTGCGTCTTCGTCGCCACGCCCTCGGCGTCCGCGCACGGCACGATCGTCGGCCCGGCCACCCGCGCCTACCAGTGCTGGCAGGACTGGGGTTCGCAGCACACGAACCCGGCCATGCAGCAGCAGGACCCCATGTGCTACCAGGCGTACCAGGCCAACGCCGACACCATGTGGAACTGGATGAGCGCGCTCCGGGACGGCCTGAAGGGCAACTTCCAGGCCGCCACCCCGGACGGGCAGCTGTGCAGCAACGCCCTGGCGCGCAACAACTCCCTGAACACGCCGGGCAAGTGGCGGACCACCAGCGTGGGCAGCAGCTTCACGATGCGGCTGCACGACCAGGCCAGCCACGGCGCGGACTACTTCAAGGTCTACGTGAGCAAGAACGGGTTCGACCCGGCCACGCAGCGCCTGGGCTGGGGCAACCTCGACCTCGTCGCGCAGACCGGGAAGTACGCGCCCGCCACGGACATCTCGTTCAACGTCCAGACCAACGGCAGCTACCGGGGGCACCACGTGGTGTTCACGATCTGGCAGGCCTCGCACCTGGACCAGGCCTACATGTGGTGCAGTGACGTGAACTTCGGCTAG